The genomic stretch CTTTAATATGTCTgactctcctctctttctgagcACATGAGAGAATTGTATTTCCCCCCGCCCCTCGAAGTTATTCATGGCACTGTGACTTGATCTAACCAATGTGATTTAAGtggaagttttttttgtttttttttttaaattaattaatttatttatttatttatggctgtgttgggtcttcgtttctgtgcgagggctttctccagttgcggcaagcgggtgccactcttcatcgcggtgcgcgggcccctcactatcgcggcctctcccgttgcggagcacaggctccagacgcgcaggctcagcagttgtggctcacgggcccagctgctccgcggcatgtgggatcctcccggaccagggctcgaacccgcgtcccctgcactggcaggcagactctcaaccactgcgccaccagggaagcccaagtggaAGTTTTTAAGAACTGAGGTGTGATTCTCCAAGGGAATGGCAACAGCAATTGCTGACATGGCAGTACCATAGGATGGAAGCATCCTGGAACACTGAGCCAACACGTGGAGGACAGCTGCTCTGCAGGGCACACCCATAGTGTGATTAAGAAAGAGACTTTTGTTGTGTCCTTCTGCTGGGATTCAGAGGTGATTTATTACTATAGCATCATCTAGATGATTCTGACTGATACATATTCAGAGTTGTATAAGGTGGATCTGAAAATACTACAATATAAAAACAAGAGCTCTGATAGAGGAATGTCCAAAGTAATGCAGGACACCTAATACTGCTGGGAGTAATAGCCAGGGAGAGAATCAAAGAGGAGGTAGTATTGGAGCCAGACTGTAAGAGCCAAGTTAGAGGGATGGATGAAAACATTCAAAGGGCAATTGCATGTTCCCCACGTGGGAAAAGACAGATGTACTGAGACAGTGtgggcaaaggcacagaggtgtaAAAACTCCCGGGTATTCTGGGAAGAATAAGAGCTAGCATACCCTACAGAACTTCTCCCCAGTTTTCCACGTAGAACATTTCTTCATAGAACATATAGGcctttcaggacttccctggcggtccagtggttaagaatctgtcttccaatgcaggggactcaggtttgatccctggtcggggaactaagatcccccgtgccacagggcaactactgagcccacacaccacaactagagaggctgcGAGCCGCAGCTACAGAGTCCACATGCTCTGGAGCTCACAtgccaaaactagagagaagcccacgcaacacaaggaaagatcccacgtgccgcaactaagacccaacacagccaaaaataaataaataaataaataaataaatatttttaaaaaaaagatctgtaaTAAAgaaccaatagaaaaaaaaagaacatatatgccTTTCAATGCAATCCTTTTCTACCAATACTTACATAGGGAAAATATTAGATATATGTCCCCCAAactcaatgcattttttttttaatttatttatttatggctgtgttgggtcttcgtttctgtgcaagggctttctccagttgcagcaagtgggggccactcttcatcgcggtgcgcgggcctctcactatcgtggcctctcttgttgcggagcacaggctccagacacgcaggctcagtaattgtggctcatgggcctagttgctccgcggcatgtgggatcttcccagaccagggcttgaacccgtgtcccctgcattggcaggcagattctcaaccactgcgccaccggggaagaccggcaatgcatttttaaacaaagtgATGAGGGAGGGAGCTCAACAGAGAAAGCCTTTAGGTTTATTCCAAATATATTGGTAGCATATCAAAGTTCACAGAAGACAATTGGAAAGGCTCTGAATGTCAACTAAAGGGACATGTAGCATGTTATATGGATAAAGAGGCCATATTAATGGTTTAGTGATCAGGAAgtacagttttaaatattttacatccttattttaccacaatttattaaataaacaaatacagaaatataaattttaaaatattttacaacctAACATGTTAGCTTGTTGCTCATACACAGGCATTTTactgtgttttgtgttttatgcTTGGAAAATTGGTTGAGGATTTTGGATTGAGATGTAATGCATGaaaaattttcccatttaaatAATGGGAATGAGGCTCCTGGTTAGCATTTTCTTGCCAGCAGTGtttagtgatttatttatttatttatttattttatttatttattatttttggctacgttgggtcttcgttgctgcgcgcaggctttctctagttgcggcgagcaggggctactcttcgttgcagtgcgcaggcttctcattgcagtgacttctcttgttgcggagcacaggctctaggcacgcgggcttcagtagttgtggctcgcgggcttcagtaattgtggcttgcgggctctagagtgcaggctcagtagttgtggcacacaggcttagttgctctgtgggaGATGCCTGTATTTCTGAATGGCAGGGCTTGGAGGGGACAAAGGTATGACCTGTGAAGGAGATGGACCTGAGAGCCAGAGGTTTTTATGCCCAGAAGTGACATATGGCTGTGAGTGTATTTTATCAAAAGCCCTGACTTGACAGTCATGGGGAGATCCTAAAGTAGGGAGCTGGTGATGGCTTGAGTCTAGGTGAGAGGCAAGGGCCTCAACTGAGGCAGCAGGGATGGAGAGGGGGAATTGGAGAGACATTTCAGAGGCTGAATGGTGGATGGAAGGGCACAGAGGGTAAAAGTCAGGGAGTCTTCCGGAAAGGTGATGGGAAGGTAGTCATGGTTATATTAGCCAAATAGGGAACctcaaaggaagaggagaaagaaggacaaggaggagcagcagcagcagcaggtttGAGGGGATGAGGATGGATTCCAAAGAGGGACTTCGGTTTTAGATGCATTGTGTTGAGGTGTTCTCCGGAAAGATTCCTCTGTGGCCCTCCAAAACCCAGCCTAATATTTCACTCTGGCTCCTCCCACTGGGCAGTAACAGCGACATCACTAAGACAGAGCGCAAATAGATGCTCTTTTATTGGGATAAGCTTTGAGAGGAAAAGCAAGACTCATGAAAGTTTTCCTGTAACCTGGAGCCTGCCAAATCCCTCTCCTCTGATGCCCTAGGTTCTGGAGCCCCACAGTAGTCAGGCTAGGTGAGGGAGCAGTTGATATAACTTGTAAGAATCCCACTCTTTCTGTCCAGGGACCATCTGGTTGGCATTACTTTTACGGGGAAAGTAGATCAGCTGGAGAATCATTGTTTCTGCCTTAAAAATCGTTGGTAGGTCTAAGAAGTCCCATTTTGGTTAGTTTCATACAGCCCTGTTTGCGTTCGGCTTCTCTGAGATGGTAGATTGGTAAGAGTTCATTAGTGGGACTTTAGGATATTCCAGCCTTAAATCCATGATAACTATATTGGACCTTGATAAAGAAGTgggaaaatgacttttttttcctaccaaattaattttatttttattttaatggaggtatagttgatttacaatattaatttcaggtgtacaatgtagtgattccaaatttttcaaaattctattatGGAGTATAatagattgtactccatttatagtaattataaaatattgactgttttccctgtgctgtacaatatatccttgtagcttatttattttatacatagtagtttgtgcctcttaatcccctacccccatattggcccccttcccctccctactgtttgttctctatatctgtgagtctgtttcttttttgttatattcacttgtttgtttaattttttagattccacatataagtgataacatacagtatttgtctttgtctgtctgacttatttcactaagcctaataccctccaggtccatccatgttacaaatggcaaaatttcattcttttttatggctgagtagtattccattgtatatatatatcaatatatacaccacatcttctttatccattcatctgttgatggacacttaagttgcttccatatcttggctagaAAATGACCTTTTCTGAGGGAGAATATAAGTTTACAAGGACAgggaattttgtcttttttattcactGATGAATCCTAGTCCCTAGAACAGTCCTGGAACATAtgggagctcaataaatatttgctgaattgaattaaattgacatTCAGTCTCTTCTCAAATTGAGTTTCCTGTTTCCTGTCAGTTTCGAGAACAGTCAGCGTAGTGCTGTGCTGACACCTCTTCATCATCTCAGCCCCAGCTCTTGGGGCTTGGTGGGTGCACAAGTTGGGAGCCTAAGCCACAGCAGAGTGCTGACTACCATGTCTGTGTTTGTGCTGGAAGGGAAATATGTCTTCTTGCACAAAAGGACTTGCATTCTCCCACCTGGGAATCTGTTTCTGACTGCCCTGGCCCCTCTCCCACATCCAGAAACAGTAGGAGCAGTTGCTTCACACAAGTAGTGAAGCGCAACACATGCAATCTATGCAGATAATGCCCAGGGTAATGGCACCATCTGTAAGGCCCTGTAGCACATGCCCACAGCTGCCTCCCAGCATGCAGTATAGGGCCTGTGATCAGTAAGCAAAGGAAGGAATTAATGGCATAGCTGAATATTGTTACTGGGCCTCTCCCCTCCAGgtctcagttttaaaatatatcttaaagaaCATATTTTCTGAATCCTTAAGAAATTTCCTCAAGTGGAGGATCTTCCGATTATGGTACTGATAGTCATAAACAGGCAGATTGGAGTGTTGTTCTGCCTAATGCTGCTCTGCCCCTGGGAATACAGATGGTGGGCACCTCTAGAACCCAGCCTCCCCAATATAACTGCCTACCAGTGCTTCTCTGACCACTGTTATGCCACAATATCAGGTGAGGTGAAGAACCCCCAGGTCACAGTGCTCTGGGCTCCACAAGGAACGTTTCTTCCCCAAACTGGCAGTGGGATTGGCCTGCCACATTCTTCTTATAGGCTGGGAAGAGACCTAGATACAGATTCCTacactgccctcctccccaggggaAGCCATGAAACTCATTTTAATTCTCTGGCCATTTCTGGAAGGTCCttataatcattcattcattcactcattcattcatcacctCCCATTTTACCTGCACCAACCTAGGCTCTGGGTATACCATGGAGAGGAAACCAGGCTCCAGCCCCTGCCCATGTCCCTGCTACCCCCTTCCCCACTAAGTCCTGCTAGATCTCATCCACCCATGGCATGCCTAGCAACGTGTGACTTCTGCCACCTGGAAGATGGGAATGCCCTCCAAACTTGGCATGTTCTCACACAGACTGTGCTCACTTCAGAAGTCAGACAAAGGCCAGCAACAAGTTGAACCAGagttgtctatttttgttttattggaacatagcctaaggtgaaataaatattaattttccaaGTTCTCAATTGTTTCATAAATAATATTAAGTTAACAGACATTTTACAGAATGTTATGTTAAATAAGACAGATAAAAGTATATATCTGTTTTGCTTAGAGCAAACTGATGGAAAATACTTCAATGATTCTGATATCTGAAATACAgctcaaatattttgtttttatgctttctGCCTGTGTGAGGTAGCAGTatgcctgaaatatttattttgcctcTGAAGTTTCATTACACTGAATATTAAGACCCCACCCTTGGTTGGCCCTCATCCTTGTTGCAGTAAAacatccttctcctcctccagaatCTTTCGCTACAGTGAGACAGGTTGGTCTCAACTTTCCGTTGTCCACTCGGTGTTTATCACACTAAGAAAAGCTTGCAGGTAGTCTAGGAATTGTTTAActctccatctttctcctccACACTTCTTCTGTGAAAAGAGTAGACTGTAAGTATTGTAGGAAACTGTCAATTCTTGTAAACATAGGCAGAGCCCGACAAATATACTTAAGTTTCCACTAAATGTTTTTAACTTACTCTTTGGAGGtctatgtattcttttattaaaaacaagtTTTGGAATAGTTTTTCCACGGCATCCTCTTGTGCAGTTTGATTCTTCAATGTGTCTATTCCCTGAAAGACTTCTTTAATGCATAGTTGGTGCTAAATGAGGAagatttaaaaactataaataatcaAAACAAGGTATAAAATTTAGTTCCAGAAGTTAGTTGTGTTGTTTACATGAGTTCTCTTCTCCAAAGAATATTTTACTTGTTCCTTTTCCAAGTGGCAAACCACTTCACACTGAGATATAATTTCCAAAAGTAGATAAAGTTTATATGACTACTGAGGAGTTTTACAAATGATATAAATTAACTCCTTAacggaaattaaaatgtttaggaAGTATAATGCATCTACATACTGATTGAGCTCCCATGAGTTTCCTTTTGTAGTTCTAGCTggtaattttattctatttagcctaatgaaatcatatattttacattttaatacaaCCATGACATACTCCAAATGTATACAATTCCATTATATGgtcataataatttaaatatgtggaaatgacacatatattaatatagagcattcattgtatattttaatgTCTACTGACCatgattctaaaaatataaacctaACTTGCTAAACTTTCAGAAAGACATGAGAGTGAGAGGAAAGTCATAGATAGAGTTGAATGGAGACTAGGAGGCCCCTCTCACCCAGTATGGAATTCTTCTGGaaagaagcactatttacaatagccaagacatggaagtaaccaaaatgtccatcgacaaatgaatggataaagaagatgtggtacatatatacaatggaatactactcagccataaaaaagaatgaaataatgccatttgcagcaacatggatggacctagaattatcatactaagggaagtcagaaagagaaagacaaataccatatgatatcacttatatgtggaatcttaaaaaatgatacaaaggaactaatttccaaagcagaaacagactcacagacatagaaaacaaacttatggttaccaaaggggaaaggtgggggggggataaattaggaacttGAGAgtagcatatacacactactatatataaactagataaacaacaaggacctactgtatagcacagggaactctactcaatat from Balaenoptera musculus isolate JJ_BM4_2016_0621 chromosome 3, mBalMus1.pri.v3, whole genome shotgun sequence encodes the following:
- the IL5 gene encoding LOW QUALITY PROTEIN: interleukin-5 (The sequence of the model RefSeq protein was modified relative to this genomic sequence to represent the inferred CDS: deleted 1 base in 1 codon), encoding MRMLLHLSLLALGAAYVCVIAVESPMNRLVAETLALLSTHRTLLIGDENLMIPTPEHTNHQLCIKEVFQGIDTLKNQTAQEDAVEKLFQNLFLIKEYIDLQRKKCGGERWRVKQFLDYLQAFLSVINTEWTTES